The window TGATCGGCGGCACTAGCCTGGCCGGTGGGGTGGGGCGCATCACCGGAACGGTGATCGGCGCGCTGATCCTCGGGGTCATGGCCAGTGGCTTCACGTTCGTCGGCGTGGATGCCTACATTCAGGACATCATCAAGGGCTTGATCATTGTGGTGGCGGTGGTCATCGACCAGTACCGCAATAAGCGCAAACTCAAACGCTGAAGGTCCTTACGCTGCGACAAAGCGCCACGCCTGACCCGCGTGGCGTTGCCATTTGTCTTCTTGATACAGCTATTGAATCGAATTTCTTGTTATAAACGCACTCCGATGACTGCCAAAAGCTTGTCAGAGAACATTTAGAAGGGTTGTCGGACATTTTCCCTATGTTTTCAGTTGCTGAGGCTTCGACTCGGCCTTAGACTGCCGCCCCTCGTAAATTGAGTGCCGGGTGGCGCTTGGAATAGACGGCGCCTTCCCGATGAGCGTGGCAGCGCGCTGCGGGACGCTTCATAATTCGCCTTAATGCACGTTTTTTTATAGAGAAATCAATGACAAAGGAAAAGTTGCTGGCCATGCCGGCGGATGACTACATGAATGCCGAGCAGCTGGCTTTCTTCACCAAGCTGTTGCAGAACATGAAAGTGGAAACCCACGAGCGCATCGAACAGAACCGAATCGCCATTGAGAGCCTGGATACCCCGGCTGACCCGGCGGACGCTGCTTCCGTAGAAGAAGAGCGGACCTGGTTGGTCAACGCCATCGATCGCGACCAGCGCATGCTGCCTCAGCTGGAGCAGGCCCTGGACCGTATCAACGACGACAGCTTCGGCTGGTGTGATGACAGCGGCGAGCCGATCGGCCTCAAGCGCCTGCTGATCAGCCCGACCACCAAGTACTGCATCGAAGCGCAGGAACGTCACGAGCAGATCGACAAGCACCAGCGTCAGGCCTGATCCGCGTTTCAGAAAAGATCGCAGCTTTCTTCGGGAAGCTGCGATCTTTTGCTTTTGTCTGCGCCTGTTCGTCTACTTCCGTTGACCCCCCGCAAGAACGCGACTAATGGACCATGGATAATGGCTCCGTAGTGGCGTTTAATGCAGGCATAACAACGAGAAATGTGGGTGATCAACATGGCGACAGACGGTTCCGTGGCGAATGCGGCGCAGGTGCAGGTGCCTGTAACCAACAGCATGGCGCGCTGGTTGACGCCGACCTTGCAGAGTCTGGCGCTGACATTGCTGCTGTGCGGCATGACGTTGGGCGGCTGGTCGTTGTATCTGGGCCTGCCCCTGGCGATGCTCATCGTCTGGCTGCCGCGCCTGCGCTCGCGCCTGGCCGCCGCGCCTGAGCCGGTAGCCGCGGACAAGTTGGCCGAGCTGACCCGTGATCTGTCCTACACCACCAGCCATAACGCGTTGTCGGCGGCCGGCGTCGCCTATTCGGTCAAGCAACTGGCTGGCAAGGTCCAGTCGCAGCTCGACGCGGCGGCGCAGATCGTCGGTAATGCCGAATCGATGATCACCACTGAACAGGCCACCTCGCAACTCAGCCAGCAGGCCCTGAGTGCCGCCAGTGAGGCCCATCGCAGTAGCGTTGCCGGGCGTAGCGAACTGGTGGAGTCCATCAGCCGGATGCATCAGCTCAGCCAGCGCGCGAACGACAGCCGCGAGTTGATCGAGGCGCTGAGCGTGCGCAGCGATGAAATCCAGCGGGTCAGCCTGGTGATTCAGTCGATCGCCAGCCAGACCAACCTCCTGGCGCTCAACGCGGCCATCGAAGCTGCACGGGCCGGTGAGCACGGTCGCGGCTTCGCGGTGGTGGCGGACGAGGTCCGTGGACTGGCCGGGCGTACGGCCGCGGCCACCGGCGAGGTCGGGGTCATGGTTGCGGATATCCAGCAGCGCACCGCCCAGGTGGTGGAGCAGATCCGGCAACTGGCCAGCGACCTGGACAGTGGCGTGCAGCAGGTCGAGCACACCGGTCAGCACCTGGAAAACATAGCCCGGCTGGCGGCCGGCGTTGAAACCCAGGTCAGCGCCATCGCCCAAGGCACTGACACCAATCGCGAACAACTCGACAGCCTGTTTCACGCCATCGAACAGATGCGCAGTGACCTGTCCATCAGCGACCAGCAGACCCAGCGCCTGGCCCAAGCGGCAGTGCAAATGGAGGGCCAGGCCGAAACCATCAGCGAACGCCTGGCCGAGGTTGGCCTGGACGATTATCACCAACGGGTCTACGACCTGGCGCGCGAAGGGGCGAGCCAGATCGCGGCCCAGTTCGAGGCAGACATTGACCAGGGTCGTGTCAGCCTGGAGGACCTGTTCGACCGCAGCTACCAGCCCATCCCCAATACCCAGCCCGCCAAGTTCCAGACCCGTTTCGACCGCTACACCGATCAGGTCCTGCCAGCTATCCAGGAACCTTTGCTCGCCCGGCACGAAGGCCTGGTATTCGCCATTGCTTGTACTCAGGAAGGTTATGTACCGACCCACAACAAGGTCTTCAGCCAACCCCTGACCGGCGATCCGCAAGTGGACACGGTGAACAATCGCACTAAACGCAAGTTCTCCGACCGCACCGGGATTCGTTGCGGTAGCCACCAGCAGCCCGTGCTGTTGCAGACCTACACCCGAGATACGGGTGAGCTGATGCATGACCTTTCAGTGCCGATCATGCTCAAGGGGCGTCATTGGGGTGGTTTGCGGCTGGGTTATAAGCCCGAGAAGCCGCGCTAGGCTGGCCCGCGCTGGGGGGCTGGGCACGGCTGCTGCGCAGCCGAGCGGAAGCAAGCTCCCTTGTCACAGGGGTTAAAGGGTTGAGGGTTATTTACCGTCGTGCAAGCGGACATTCAATTGATCCACCAGCACTGCCTCCTCGCCGTCAGCGAGCAGCCATTCGCGCAGTAGATCTTTCTGTTGCTCCGACCAGAAGTCGGCCTCCACCAGTTTGATCTCCGGCTCCAGCGGATAGGCCATGATGAAGTCATCAATGGCTTTGTCATCCGAAGGCAGGCCGAGTTGATCGAACAAGGTACTCAGTTCGTGCGAGGGCTGTTCCATGGGGTTCTCCTTTGGGTGGGCGCCGTCATGGCGCCTCGGTTGCTTCCCTTTATCTGAGGCAAACGCCCGTCAGGAGTTCGATCGGGTTCAGGCTTTCAACGCGCCTTCATCCACTGCGAGTTTCAGGGCTTTTGCCGCTGCCCGCGCAGCCTCGGCGGCGAGTTCGGGGGTTTTGAACCAGCGATCCTTTTCCACCTGATGGTAACGGGTGGTGGTCAAGGGGGGCTTGGCGCGCATCACGATGACAGCCTGAAATTCGCCTTCGACCTCTCTGGCCTCACCCCGGATGAAAAACTCGCCAATATCAAATTCCGTCACGTCGCGCCTTTCCTTCACAAGTCATAGTATGGGTGCGCGATCGTCAATGGGGGACGGTCTTCGCTGGGCAGGCAGTATGGCAGCAGTTGCCTGTCGCGGCTGAGTTAAGTGATGGGCGTGTGGTATCTCAGGTCAAACGCTTCGTTCCAGACGCCTGGCCAGGTAACAGGCCTCGTTATGATCGGTACGGAAACCTCTTACACGGCCAGTCGAGGTTTCTTCAATATGGAAAAAGCACTTACCGGCCAGAACCACCCGATAACGCGGTTGAAACAAAGAAACCGGCAGGTAATGGGCTTGGTCAAACCCGTCAGGCTTGTCAGCGATGCAAGGGGTGAGGGGTTGGGTCAGGGTTGTGAAAGTGGCCATGTGAATTCCTTTTCTATGGTTTACCGACGAATTACCGAGTGTTTTGAGTAGTCTCCACGCCTGCGGCTGCTCTAGAATCGGCAGCACCGTGTGGATGGCTGTGCCTATCTAAAGCAATTTTTTTTGCCCTCGATGTCAGAAAAATGCTTTTCTAAGTGAGAAATTTCCCTAAAGTTAGTAGTCCCACCTTTTCCGATGCTCAGAGTGGCGTTTTCCTTCAGCCTCTGACGACCCCGCGGGAAAGACGGCGAGAGTGGCAATCCTTTAGTCTTCTCTCGCCCCGGGGCAGGGCACGCCGTTCACTTCGAATTTTCAGTTACAGGTCCACTGCGACACACACAGTCGGCACGGGTTCTCGTGGTCCGTCCTTTTCAGAGGGCGGGCCGTTTACAAAGATGGGGATGTTTCCTTGGCAGTAAGTAATCTCGACATGCATGCGTTATTCGTACTTGGTGATCTGCGGGCAAAGCTGGTCAAGCAGTTCCAGTCGCGCTTCGTCTACATCACCGAGCAAACCGCCGAAGGTATTTATGTTGCCGAAATCGATACTGAATCGGCCCTGGTGGTCGATGACAAGCCCAGGCTTGAACTCAAAGTCGGTGATCATTTTCGTGCAGCGGTATTGCCCAGCCGTGAAGGTGGCAAGTTTGAAATCCGCTTTCGCGATATCAAGCTGACGGTCTATGGCCTTGGGGATTACGCTTTCGTGGCCACCCCCGGTGGCCACGCGATCCTGTTCAAGGAAGGGCACAGCGTGCTGACTGTTTTCGCCGCCAACGAGCAGTTGCACGAGGGCCTGACCAAGACCCTCAAGGCCGTGACCGCCAAAGCCGCCAAGTGGCGCAAAGGTGAACTCGTCACCTTCAAGGCCAGCGAGTGATGTGCACCACGTCAGCCTGATGGATGTGATAGGCGGGCTGACACAGCGTTCGGGTTTTGCGCCCTGCCAACGGTTTTCGCAAGGTCTGCGTGGAACCTCGGCTACAGTCAGTTGACTGAATTATTCAGAGGCTTGCGTCCGGTTACGCAGGACCGTTGAGCTATCGCTGTGTCTGGTACGAGGTGCAACGCATGAAACGAGTTCGACAGTGGTTGGCTGCCTGGGCCACCTGTGCGGTGTTGGTTTCGTCACTCCCGGCATCGGCCGCGCAGGCGCCGATCCATTTTGCCGACCTGAATTGGGAAAGCGGCAGTCTGATCACCGATATCCTGCGGGTCATCGTCGAAAAGGGTTATGGGCTGCCGACCGACACATTGCCGGGCACCACCATTACGCTGGAAACGGCGCTGGCCAACAACGACATCCAGGTGATCGGGGAAGAATGGGCCGGTCGCAGCCCGGTGTGGGTCAAGGCCGAGGCCGAAGGCAAGGTGATCGCCTTGGGCGATACCGTCAAGGGTGCGACCGAAGGCTGGTGGGTCCCGGAGTATGTGATCAAGGGCGACCCGGCCCGGGGCATCAAGCCTCTGGCGCCGGATTTGCGCAGCGTCGAAGACCTGGCGCGCTACAAGCATGTCTTCAAAGACCCGGAAAGCCCCAGCAAGGGTCGCTTCCTCAACAGCCCCATCGGCTGGACCTCCGAAGTGGTCAACAAGCAGAAGCTCAAGGCCTATGGGTTGTCCGACAGCTATGTGAATTTCCGAAGTGGTTCGGGGGCGGCGCTGGATGCGGAGATCAGCTCGTCGATCCGCCGGGGCAAGCCGATCCTGTTTTACTACTGGTCGCCTACACCGCTGCTGGGACGTTTCAAGTTGGTGCAGTTGCAAGAGCCTGCGTTCGATGCCGAGGCCTGGAGAACCCTGACCGATGCCGACAACCCCAACCCCAAGCCAACCCGCTCCCTGGCCTCGAAGCTGTCGATTGGCGTATCCGCGCCGTTTCAGAAGCAACACCCGGACATTGCCGAGTTCTTCAGTAAAGTTGATCTGCCGATCGAGCCGTTGAACAAGGCCCTGGCCGACATGAGCGAAAAGCACACACCGCCGCGTGAAGCCGCCGAGGCGTTCCTCAAGGCCCATCCACAGGTCTGGCAGGCCTGGGTGCCCAAGGAGGTTGCCGACAAAGTCGCCGCCGGTCTGTAGCGCGCCAGGTTGAACTCTTGATCTTGAGCAATGCGTCATTCGCCGAAAACCGGCAGTCTGCGCCCGTGCGGCGAAATGCCGAATTCGAGCTAGGATGATTGTTCAACCTTTCAAGGAGGCTGGCGAATGACGCTTTTAGTGGCTCGGTCGCTGGTCGCAGTATTTGCGACCATCAGCTTGATTCATTTGTATTGGGCCCTGGGCGGGCGATGGGCGGCCCTGGCGGTCGTGCCTCAGGTTCCGGTGAGGCAAGGAGAGTCGCTGCGTCCGGCGTTCAACCCATCGGGATGGCTGACGCTGCTGGTGGCCCTCGCGTTGCTGCTGATTGCAGTTCTGGTGTGCCTGCGGGTCGGCTTGCTGGCACCGCCCGTCACCCATCGAGCGTTGCAATGGCTGATCAGCGCGATCGCCTTGCTGATGTTCGCCCGCGCCATTGGCGAATCGAACCTGGTGGGTTTCTTCAAGGAGGTCAAGGGCTCGACGTTCGCCAAGCTCGACACCTGGGTCTATTCACCGTTATGTGTCGTGCTTGGCGCCGGCCTGTTGACGGTTGCCTGGGCCTGAGCGCAGGGCGCTTGTCGTGTCGATCAGGTCCCGGATCGAAGAGCCGTCCAGTGTTCCATCTCCTGGGCGATGAAGTGATTCACCAGGTCACTGTACATTTTCTCGATCGCATCCGGGCTAAGGCCCTCGGCCTCGGCCCATTGACGCCGGGTCGCCAGCATGGCCTGGAAGCGCTCCGGCGCACGCACCGCCGTGGCTGAGGTCTTGAACTTCGACGCTGCCAGTACGTACTGAAAGCGTTTGCCCAGCAGTTTGATAACGGCCTGGTCAAGGGCATCGATCTCGCGGCGGATGTCTTCCATAT is drawn from Pseudomonas rhizophila and contains these coding sequences:
- a CDS encoding DUF3995 domain-containing protein is translated as MTLLVARSLVAVFATISLIHLYWALGGRWAALAVVPQVPVRQGESLRPAFNPSGWLTLLVALALLLIAVLVCLRVGLLAPPVTHRALQWLISAIALLMFARAIGESNLVGFFKEVKGSTFAKLDTWVYSPLCVVLGAGLLTVAWA
- a CDS encoding DUF2789 family protein; the encoded protein is MEQPSHELSTLFDQLGLPSDDKAIDDFIMAYPLEPEIKLVEADFWSEQQKDLLREWLLADGEEAVLVDQLNVRLHDGK
- a CDS encoding ABC transporter substrate-binding protein, producing MKRVRQWLAAWATCAVLVSSLPASAAQAPIHFADLNWESGSLITDILRVIVEKGYGLPTDTLPGTTITLETALANNDIQVIGEEWAGRSPVWVKAEAEGKVIALGDTVKGATEGWWVPEYVIKGDPARGIKPLAPDLRSVEDLARYKHVFKDPESPSKGRFLNSPIGWTSEVVNKQKLKAYGLSDSYVNFRSGSGAALDAEISSSIRRGKPILFYYWSPTPLLGRFKLVQLQEPAFDAEAWRTLTDADNPNPKPTRSLASKLSIGVSAPFQKQHPDIAEFFSKVDLPIEPLNKALADMSEKHTPPREAAEAFLKAHPQVWQAWVPKEVADKVAAGL
- a CDS encoding methyl-accepting chemotaxis protein; its protein translation is MITTEQATSQLSQQALSAASEAHRSSVAGRSELVESISRMHQLSQRANDSRELIEALSVRSDEIQRVSLVIQSIASQTNLLALNAAIEAARAGEHGRGFAVVADEVRGLAGRTAAATGEVGVMVADIQQRTAQVVEQIRQLASDLDSGVQQVEHTGQHLENIARLAAGVETQVSAIAQGTDTNREQLDSLFHAIEQMRSDLSISDQQTQRLAQAAVQMEGQAETISERLAEVGLDDYHQRVYDLAREGASQIAAQFEADIDQGRVSLEDLFDRSYQPIPNTQPAKFQTRFDRYTDQVLPAIQEPLLARHEGLVFAIACTQEGYVPTHNKVFSQPLTGDPQVDTVNNRTKRKFSDRTGIRCGSHQQPVLLQTYTRDTGELMHDLSVPIMLKGRHWGGLRLGYKPEKPR
- a CDS encoding isochorismate lyase; its protein translation is MEVHTQLQPCDCANMEDIRREIDALDQAVIKLLGKRFQYVLAASKFKTSATAVRAPERFQAMLATRRQWAEAEGLSPDAIEKMYSDLVNHFIAQEMEHWTALRSGT
- a CDS encoding TraR/DksA family transcriptional regulator; translation: MTKEKLLAMPADDYMNAEQLAFFTKLLQNMKVETHERIEQNRIAIESLDTPADPADAASVEEERTWLVNAIDRDQRMLPQLEQALDRINDDSFGWCDDSGEPIGLKRLLISPTTKYCIEAQERHEQIDKHQRQA